A genomic segment from Burkholderia plantarii encodes:
- a CDS encoding aminotransferase class III-fold pyridoxal phosphate-dependent enzyme, producing MTARDALPPLAGQIQSAEGEILIDGGGRRIVDLASGGLGFGLPDIIGKVREQAALMGLSNRVMMSEPLLRLCRELAALLPPTLSNAYVCSSGDEAFEGALKLCKGLRPELRCLAHVRGSEFGSLSYGRCLEDPDGHAALRRFLGLDTLTIECDGPLPSAAELGRCFALCYSPLVRRPDGALVPLAADRLRQIAALARAAKVPLVCQASEICLGASGVMFGHEAGGTDPDILVLGGALGGRAIPVGCYLTSAERAYRVYGRSSPAKHGSTTGGNPLSCVAALAALEHATRHDAPARFRALGQRIADALAGHVSSVTGGIVNLRLPDGIDAESLPQRLLAAGVLVRAPRGRTLTLYPSAVTRTPTLNDALDTIRRSFDEHRNA from the coding sequence ATGACGGCACGCGACGCCCTGCCCCCTCTCGCCGGGCAGATCCAGAGCGCGGAAGGCGAAATCCTGATCGACGGCGGCGGCCGCCGCATCGTCGACCTGGCCAGCGGCGGCCTCGGCTTCGGCCTGCCCGACATCATCGGCAAGGTGCGCGAGCAGGCCGCGCTGATGGGCCTGTCCAACCGCGTGATGATGTCCGAACCGCTGCTGCGGCTCTGCCGCGAGCTGGCCGCACTGCTGCCGCCGACGCTGTCCAACGCCTACGTGTGCAGTTCCGGCGACGAGGCGTTCGAAGGCGCGCTGAAGCTGTGCAAGGGGCTGCGGCCCGAGCTGCGATGCCTCGCCCACGTGCGCGGCAGCGAATTCGGCTCGCTCAGCTACGGCCGCTGCCTCGAGGATCCGGACGGCCACGCCGCGCTGCGCCGCTTCCTCGGCCTCGACACGCTGACCATCGAATGCGACGGGCCGCTGCCGTCGGCCGCCGAGCTGGGCCGCTGCTTCGCGCTCTGCTACTCGCCGCTGGTGCGCCGGCCCGACGGCGCGCTGGTGCCGCTCGCGGCCGACCGCCTGCGCCAGATCGCGGCGCTGGCGCGCGCCGCGAAGGTGCCGCTGGTCTGCCAGGCGAGCGAGATCTGCCTCGGTGCCAGCGGCGTGATGTTCGGCCACGAAGCGGGTGGCACGGACCCCGACATCCTGGTGCTGGGCGGCGCGCTGGGCGGCCGCGCGATTCCGGTCGGCTGCTACCTGACCTCGGCCGAACGCGCCTACCGCGTCTACGGCCGCAGCTCGCCCGCCAAGCACGGCAGCACCACCGGCGGCAATCCGCTGTCATGCGTGGCCGCGCTGGCCGCGCTCGAACACGCGACGCGGCACGACGCGCCGGCCCGCTTCCGGGCACTCGGCCAGCGCATCGCCGACGCGCTGGCCGGGCACGTATCCAGCGTGACGGGCGGCATCGTCAACCTGCGCCTGCCGGACGGCATCGATGCCGAAAGCCTGCCGCAGCGGCTGCTCGCGGCCGGCGTGCTGGTGCGCGCGCCGCGCGGCCGGACGCTGACCCTCTACCCGTCGGCCGTCACCCGGACCCCGACGCTCAACGACGCGCTCGACACCATCAGGAGAAGCTTCGATGAACACCGCAACGCTTGA